Proteins encoded by one window of Cuniculiplasma divulgatum:
- a CDS encoding IS256 family transposase: MQDQMEMVKEVISTFLNDRKEGKKQLVEWFLNKVMEEEARIQVSAEPYERSEERKAHRNGTRKRKLNTTDGTVELDKPQIREFPFETKVFDRYSRVEKALDSVMLESYLHGVSTRNVMNVVRSLGMENVSASYVSSLASGLDANVKTFLERPIESPMKFMYIDATYFKIREDGRYSNKALYVCIGINSEGKREILSARLHDSETEMQWEAFFDNLKERGLKGVELVVSDGHRGIMEAVSRSFLGASWQYCHVHFLRNLMKVIPKKKWQSVSLIVKEALENESLISRAQDVLVANGLEGASDMFERWHPSLYNYLAFDPNCWRRLRTTNVLERLNLEFKRRTRKIGAFPSEQSLMRLVVSIMMDINEEWITGRKYISMEGN; encoded by the coding sequence ATGCAGGACCAAATGGAAATGGTGAAAGAAGTAATAAGCACTTTCCTGAACGACAGGAAAGAAGGAAAGAAGCAGCTGGTTGAATGGTTTCTCAATAAAGTGATGGAGGAAGAGGCGAGAATCCAGGTATCGGCTGAACCGTATGAGCGATCAGAAGAGAGGAAGGCACACAGGAACGGAACCCGCAAGAGAAAATTGAATACCACTGACGGTACCGTGGAGCTAGACAAGCCACAGATAAGGGAGTTCCCGTTCGAAACGAAGGTGTTCGACCGTTATTCGAGGGTAGAGAAGGCACTGGATTCTGTCATGCTGGAATCCTATCTGCATGGAGTATCGACGCGTAATGTGATGAATGTGGTGAGATCGCTTGGAATGGAGAATGTATCCGCGTCATACGTATCATCGCTTGCATCCGGACTGGATGCAAACGTCAAGACATTCCTTGAAAGACCCATTGAATCTCCCATGAAATTCATGTACATCGATGCAACGTACTTCAAGATACGTGAGGATGGAAGGTACAGCAACAAGGCCCTCTATGTGTGCATAGGCATAAACAGCGAGGGGAAGAGGGAGATCCTTTCGGCAAGGCTCCATGATTCAGAAACAGAGATGCAGTGGGAAGCCTTCTTCGACAATCTAAAGGAGCGAGGATTGAAAGGCGTCGAACTCGTTGTCTCCGATGGCCACAGGGGGATCATGGAGGCGGTATCACGCTCCTTCCTGGGAGCGTCATGGCAGTACTGTCATGTTCATTTCCTCAGGAACCTGATGAAGGTAATACCAAAGAAGAAGTGGCAATCGGTATCGCTCATAGTAAAGGAAGCCCTGGAGAATGAATCGCTCATATCAAGAGCACAGGATGTACTGGTTGCCAATGGATTGGAGGGTGCATCCGATATGTTTGAGAGATGGCATCCATCACTGTACAACTATCTGGCATTTGATCCAAATTGCTGGAGAAGATTGAGGACGACAAACGTGCTGGAGAGGTTGAACCTGGAATTCAAGCGAAGGACAAGGAAGATAGGTGCATTTCCTTCGGAGCAATCCCTGATGAGGCTTGTTGTCTCTATAATGATGGACATAAACGAGGAATGGATCACGGGGAGAAAGTATATTAGCATGGAGGGGAATTAG